The proteins below are encoded in one region of Pseudomonas putida S13.1.2:
- a CDS encoding threonine aldolase family protein, whose product MTDKSQQFASDNYSGICPEAWAAMEKANHGHDRAYGDDQWTERASEYFRNLFETDCEVFFAFNGTAANSLALASLCQSYHSVICSETAHVETDECGAPEFFSNGSKLLTAASVNGKLTPQSIREVALKRQDIHYPKPRVVTITQATEVGTVYRPDELKAISATCKELGLNLHMDGARFTNACAFLGCSPAELTWKAGVDVLCFGGTKNGMAVGEAILFFNRQLAEDFDYRCKQAGQLASKMRFLSAPWVGLLEDGAWLRHGNHANHCAQLLASLVSDLPGVELMFPVEANGVFLQMPEPAIEALRGKGWRFYTFIGSGGARFMCSWDTEEERVRELAADIRSIITA is encoded by the coding sequence ATGACAGATAAGAGCCAACAATTCGCCAGCGACAACTATTCCGGTATCTGCCCCGAAGCCTGGGCGGCGATGGAAAAGGCCAACCACGGCCACGACCGCGCCTATGGCGACGATCAGTGGACCGAGCGCGCCTCGGAATACTTCCGCAACCTGTTCGAAACCGACTGCGAGGTGTTTTTCGCCTTCAACGGTACCGCCGCCAACTCCCTGGCCCTGGCCTCGCTGTGCCAGAGCTACCACAGCGTGATCTGCTCCGAGACCGCCCACGTCGAAACCGACGAATGCGGCGCGCCGGAGTTCTTCTCCAACGGTTCCAAGCTGCTGACGGCGGCCAGCGTCAACGGCAAGCTGACCCCGCAATCGATCCGCGAAGTGGCACTGAAGCGCCAGGACATCCACTACCCCAAGCCGCGCGTGGTAACCATCACCCAGGCCACCGAGGTGGGTACGGTGTACCGCCCCGATGAGCTCAAGGCGATCAGCGCCACCTGCAAGGAGCTGGGCCTGAACCTGCACATGGATGGCGCGCGCTTTACCAATGCCTGCGCGTTCCTGGGGTGCAGCCCGGCCGAGCTGACCTGGAAGGCCGGCGTCGACGTGCTGTGCTTTGGCGGCACCAAGAACGGCATGGCGGTGGGCGAGGCGATCCTGTTCTTCAACCGCCAGCTGGCCGAAGATTTCGACTACCGCTGCAAGCAGGCCGGGCAACTGGCGTCAAAAATGCGCTTCCTGTCGGCGCCGTGGGTGGGCCTGCTGGAAGATGGCGCCTGGTTGCGCCATGGCAACCACGCCAACCATTGCGCGCAGCTGCTGGCGTCCCTGGTGAGTGACTTGCCGGGGGTGGAGCTGATGTTCCCGGTGGAGGCCAACGGGGTGTTCCTGCAAATGCCGGAGCCTGCGATTGAAGCGCTGCGCGGCAAGGGCTGGCGGTTCTATACCTTTATCGGCAGCGGCGGGGCACGGTTCATGTGTTCCTGGGATACCGAGGAAGAGCGGGTGCGCGAGCTGGCGGCGGATATCCGCAGCATCATCACCGCCTGA